Genomic window (Syngnathoides biaculeatus isolate LvHL_M chromosome 6, ASM1980259v1, whole genome shotgun sequence):
TTGTACTTTACagtccacacttttttttaacatttacagGAGCTGACTCAATGGTTGACTTCAacttttactcaagtaaaagttcTTCTGCTCAAGTCCAGTGTGTGGGTACTTTTGCCAACTTTGCGCGGTACCTTGGGCAAACTTTTCTGCAAGTCACTTCGCTGCTTCTCCTCCTTCAGCAGATTCCCCCCTCTGTTGTTAAACCTCGAGGCGTCATTAGCTTTCCTCTGAGATGAGAAATGACATCCAATAAAAACACAGACAGCACCCAAAGACCTGTACTTCTGTGGCGTACTCACATCAAGTTCCAAATAAAGAGTCCAATTCTGCTGCCATTTTTTGACACCTTCAAACAGATCTTTGTGGTCCTCAAAGTAGCTCTTGAGAGTTTGGACCTCATCTTCATGCAGTGTGAGAAGCTCCTCAGTGAAGTCATCTGCATTACAGTTACTGCATTAGACTAATAATTGTTCTATCGGTGATGATCCATCACAAATACACCTTAATCTGCACACGTGGATAATGGAATGAGATCTCACTTTTGATCCACAATGCCATTTTCCAACACGTTTATGATTGTGGTTAAGAGTTTGCAGTGTACTTTCTGTGCTCTAAAAACTCCGCAAGATGGCGCCAGACGCGTATCACTCCAGCAGGAACGACTCAGTGGCTCAAGGGGCCTTTCCgacttgtcaatcactcgtacaataatagcgaATCAGATAGCCATTGTCTTAACACGCCCCTCtcaccgtattgtcccacaagcaatgctggttgtcagtagcgggtgcttggaaaaattaatgctacgaagaaaatggtcctcagatgtgcttggggaacgtgcaattctgacaaaagatatcctgctaggttacaaaggGCCTGGtagattcattttccaaagcctaacacagttgacaaagtgtctacgatggattaaggcttgcggaagaccacacgtacaactaaatgtggacaatatcaacaaacgcaaggctgtatgttcgaagggaagtgagggagaagtaacttctgagtttgattgaattatcatcagtgcaggagaacaactttcactttgttagcatatcactgacctgctgaatgaagtgtgtaatgttttatgccgaagagtcgggttagggatacgtaaatgcgccatgtcatgcaagagaaatgtctatttgcccatttgtatcacagaCTTTAAGACAGTGCACTGGATtagattacgagccaagtcaaatgaatgcacctacttacttataaagactacaatgatattactcatgatctttccaggtaaaaagtactcaccctgctttacatgcgcagtatgattccactattttatcctgttggatttcaatatgaagtttgtgaggcgtcaaaacgtttttgcatcgatcgctaacgtttcgctgtaactctgacattgcgtcctgctcagtccaaaatcttaattccgtttAATTAtacttgcgtgaaatagttgagacctctctttAGAACTctgttggacaagtctgacgcatttggcaaaacacACACCTAAATATTATTTGAATACATGACAGAGAATCgatttcaaacctgttctgctcagtcgccattttggaagcttgtgcgacatggcaaatgtaactaaggggggcggagcttaagatcgccgtCAAAAAGGTCCATTAAGCCTACTGTtctaaaatgattttcaaagaATATTTGTGAGCCCAATATTTCGTGTCCAGTAAacatatatacactgtataattCATAGCAGGGAAGATTGTGCCGCTATAGCAAAATGTAGTCACCATTGTGATAATGAAGAAAAGCCTCGCGCTGTTCTTGGCTGTAGAAGCACATTTCCCAGTAAAGAGAAATCTCGCCTCTGATAGCCCCGATCACACTTTTCATGCTGTGAAGTTTCAGCAGTTCGAGGCGCTGGACCTCAGCCTGAAGCTGGAACCAATGAATACGAGcgttaatacaaaaaaacaacactgttgCACTATGTGActtgtgatttattttcaaatgattaacATTTCTTACTGCCTGAATGTTCCTCTTTTTGGACATGATCATGTGCTCAGAAAAATCTCCTCTCTCCTCCAAAGGAATCTTCAGCCTGTCCCACAGTTCCTGGACCTTCGTGCGGAGTTGTGCGCAGAGCTCCTCATTCTCCGCCTTGCGCTTTTGCAACTGGTGCGGGTCGGTCAGGTTGTGATGTTAGACATGACGGAGCGTTGGAGGTAACAATGAAAATGGTTTGCTCACCTGGCTGAGGAGGAGTTTAAGTGAGCTGATGTTTTCAGTCGAGAGACAGAAAGCCTCTTCATCCTCGCACATCACATCCTTTTCAAAACTGGTCTCGGCCTGCCGCTCCAGATCATTCATGCATGTGTTGACCGCCTGCATCACGCTCACAAATTCTTTGTGACGGCGCTCCTGGGATGGTGGAGGGTGCGGGGTGGGGGAGGAAGAAGACCTAATTTAAAATGTAGCGGCACAgttggtaaagggttggccccacagttctgaggtcccgggttctatcctggacccgcctgtgtggagtttgaatgttctcccagtgactgcatgagttttctcagggcgctccagtttcctcccacatcccaaaaccatgcaacattaattggacactctaaattgcccctaagtttgattgcgagtgcggctgtttgtctctatttgggctctgattggctggcgaccatttcagggtgtaccccgcctcctgcccgttgaaagctgggataggctccagtactcccatgaccctcgtgaggataagtggcaaagaaaatggatgaatggaggatttaaaaaaaaaaaaaaaaaaaaaagacgtaccTTTTCCTCTGTAAGGTCATCCAGATAGGCCCGGTAGTCCTCTAGTTGTTTGAGGGACGGAGTTGCCTCCTGATTGATGCTAAAAGGGCTGGTGCAAATGATGTCACACAGCTCGCGGTCTTTGACAACGAGACTCTTGAGATCCTCCATTCTCTGCCTCTTATGCTCCTTCATGAGCTCCaaatgagtgcggctgttcttCTCCATCTG
Coding sequences:
- the LOC133502581 gene encoding protein regulator of cytokinesis 1-like isoform X2, producing MRVSEVHAAESVAYLNRALFKLQDIWDEIGISEEQRLQRTNVVHKHIKDLLDRMIVEEEEMKTRVLKNIESWQKEISQLCSELQMPPFEEEKDCTMLQMEKNSRTHLELMKEHKRQRMEDLKSLVVKDRELCDIICTSPFSINQEATPSLKQLEDYRAYLDDLTEEKERRHKEFVSVMQAVNTCMNDLERQAETSFEKDVMCEDEEAFCLSTENISSLKLLLSQLQKRKAENEELCAQLRTKVQELWDRLKIPLEERGDFSEHMIMSKKRNIQALQAEVQRLELLKLHSMKSVIGAIRGEISLYWEMCFYSQEQREAFLHYHNDDFTEELLTLHEDEVQTLKSYFEDHKDLFEGVKKWQQNWTLYLELDRKANDASRFNNRGGNLLKEEKQRSDLQKSLPKLEKALKAKIDLWEQEQGKEFFVNGQKFLDYVQQQWEQHHIEKEREKIDRQLKKSKQTQEDMLYGTAVRTPSKRRIGGTPTPSKQRKMGMSTISTPNSFVSPAFGRAMGQSSIQKPPQSGTKGLVLRTPGHAKTPSALERNKENLSVANRNTPCGALRGTCRRLLNRM
- the LOC133502581 gene encoding protein regulator of cytokinesis 1-like isoform X1 produces the protein MRVSEVHAAESVAYLNRALFKLQDIWDEIGISEEQRLQRTNVVHKHIKDLLDRMIVEEEEMKTRVLKNIESWQKEISQLCSELQMPPFEEEKDCTMLQMEKNSRTHLELMKEHKRQRMEDLKSLVVKDRELCDIICTSPFSINQEATPSLKQLEDYRAYLDDLTEEKERRHKEFVSVMQAVNTCMNDLERQAETSFEKDVMCEDEEAFCLSTENISSLKLLLSQLQKRKAENEELCAQLRTKVQELWDRLKIPLEERGDFSEHMIMSKKRNIQALQAEVQRLELLKLHSMKSVIGAIRGEISLYWEMCFYSQEQREAFLHYHNDDFTEELLTLHEDEVQTLKSYFEDHKDLFEGVKKWQQNWTLYLELDRKANDASRFNNRGGNLLKEEKQRSDLQKSLPKLEKALKAKIDLWEQEQGKEFFVNGQKFLDYVQQQWEQHHIEKEREKIDRQLKKSKQTQEDMLYGTAVRTPSKRRIGGTPTPSKQRKMGMSTISTPNSFVSPAFGRAMGQSSIQKPPQSGTKGLVLRTPGHAKTPSALERNKENLSVANRNTPCGALRSQDTQDCTITFNCTASSYSEFSRDLSKAAKSNVTSRLLNSTVSQQ